The genomic region TGGCCTTCGCGCTCGTCCGCTTCTGGCCCCAGATCGCCGCGGCCACCGGATTGGAGGCCGGCGACGGAGAGGTCCTGGCCGATTTCAGCGTAGTCACCGCCGACGGCGACGCCATCCGCATCTCCGACCTGCGCGGCCGCGTGGTTCTGGTCAACTACTGGGCGTCCTGGTGCGGGCCGTGCCGGGTCGAGATGCCCGGCTTTCAGGACGTCTACGAGCGCCACGGCGCGCGCGGATTCCTCATCGTCGGCCTGTCGCGGGACGCGACTCGGCAGGCCATGGCGGACTACGCGCGGGCGCGCGGCGTAACCTATCCCGTGGCGCTCGCCACCGCGGAGTCCGTGCGCGCGGCTGGCGGCCTCCGGGGCCTGCCCACGAGCCTGCTGCTGGACCGCGAGGGTCGCATCC from Gemmatimonadota bacterium harbors:
- a CDS encoding TlpA disulfide reductase family protein is translated as MSESGRKRGLGWWIENGLWVGVLAFALVRFWPQIAAATGLEAGDGEVLADFSVVTADGDAIRISDLRGRVVLVNYWASWCGPCRVEMPGFQDVYERHGARGFLIVGLSRDATRQAMADYARARGVTYPVALATAESVRAAGGLRGLPTSLLLDREGRIRHRVFGYFPEVALERAVRRLLAEPEAAAAASR